The genomic stretch GTTAATATATCAGAAAATAAGATTGTTTTTGTAATTAAATTGATAGGGCTTTATTTTGAAAAAAGTACTGGATATAGCGTTATAAACGAGTGATATAGAAATTAATCGTTTTGTAAAATATCGCTAATCTGTTAAATTTTTTCTAGTTTTTTAAAATAAAGTTGGATATACTGCCGAGAAGAGTTGGTTAGACAATCGCTGGTTTATTGAAGTCCTTAATTGTTTTTAACAAACAAGTGAGACAAATAAACGAGAGGAAAGTCCGAGCTACACAGGGCAGAGTGCCAGATAACGTCTGGGGGGCGTGAGCCCACGACCAGTGCAACAGAGAGCAGACCGCCTTCTTTTGAAGGTAAGGGTGAAAGGGTGCGGTAAGAGCGCACCGTGCCACAGGTAACTGATGGCAGCATGGTAAACTCCACTCGTAGCAAGACCAAATAGGTTCGCAATTGCTGGCCCGGCAAGCGAACGGGTAGGTTGCTTGAGCGTTAGTGTGAATTAACGCCTAGAGGAATGATTGTCCACGACAGAACTCGGCTTATCGACCAACTCGCATTTCTACTTATCTCATCATGTTCAATCATCGATATATTGCCTATGTGCAGGGAGAAACGAAAAATGAACAGTGCTTTAATTTTTGTTGTCGGAATCCTTTCAATCTTAGCCGGTATTTTTGCTTTCTTTGATCCTTTAGCAGCAACTATTTCTGCTGAACAACTTGCAGCATGGCTATTCTTATTCGTCGGGTTTATGGAAGTTTTTTCTGCCATTCGAGTAAAACATGTAAAAGGCATTTTTTGGACATTAGTATCCAGTGCCATCATTGCCTTGCTGATCGGTGGTTTTTTACTTTTTTGGCCAGTCCAAGGTATTTATACGTTAAC from Actinobacillus delphinicola encodes the following:
- a CDS encoding HdeD family acid-resistance protein, with the translated sequence MNSALIFVVGILSILAGIFAFFDPLAATISAEQLAAWLFLFVGFMEVFSAIRVKHVKGIFWTLVSSAIIALLIGGFLLFWPVQGIYTLTIALAVLFLVSGIVKLAYSFMLRGENYFWMHVISGLISIALAALIFGYFPESAASILGILLSVELLFSGASLVMVSLFFKKQEKLAE